The DNA segment ACATATTCTAAGAAGAATGTCTGCTTCATGATGTTCCTGGATGAGCTAACGTTGAAAAAACTTTCTTCAGAAGGACATGTTCCTGATGACATGGGAAACATTGGTCTATGGCGAATAATTGTCGTCAAGAACTTACCATATGCAGATATGCGAAAAACTGGAAAGGTGCCAAAATTTTTGTCCCATCGTCTGTTTCCATCAGCTAGGTAATGTGTATTAGCAATACTCATTCTGCACTAACCTAATATAAACTAAAGCTTTTTTGTTACCCAAGCCAAGCACAGATGGATGTGTGACTTCCCTTAATGGATTTTTATTTAACATCATGTTTTGACATATCGGGTATCAGATCCGTGCTGGTCCAGTCTTTAGTTAACATCATGTTTTAACATTTTGGGCATCGGATCCATGCTGATCCTTGATCGGATCTGCATGGATCCGGTATGTTCTGGCATACTGGTACATAGTACATCGACCATGTCAAGGACTTATTTGAAGAGTTGAGTATACACAGTGTTGGGAGGCATATGCTGCGGTCCATGCCATTGACTTGATAGGTCATCACACCTTTTCATATCATTCACTTTGTATTGGTCCGAGCGAAATGCAGAACCAACCACTTCTGATGCTATCTTAATTTCATGTTCTAGTCGTCGATGTACTAATCTGCGTCCATGGTCGTTCCAGGTTCTCTATTTGGATTGATAGCAAAATGCGTCTTCATGCTGATCCGATGTTGATTCTTGAATACTTTTTGTGGAGGACAAGATCAGAATATGCTATCTCAAACCATTATGATCGCCATTGTGTCTGGGAGGAAGTACTCCAGAACAAGCGCTTGAATAAGTACAATCATACTGTTATTGACCAGCAGTTTATGTTCTATCAGTCTGATGGTTTGTCGAAGTTTAATGAGTCCGAGCACAGCTCTATTCTACCAAGTTGTCTGTGTCATTTACAATTCTATTTGAAGTTTGCATTTTGGCTCATCGTTTTGTCAAATATTGATGTTGTGATTTGCTTTTGCAGTTGTTCCAGAAGGTTCTTTTATCGTACGAGCTCATACGCCTATGTCAAATTTATTTTCTTGCCTCTGGTTTAATGAAGTCAACCGGTTCACCTCACGTGATCAGTTGAGTTTTGCATACACTTTTCTAAAGCTGAAGAGAATGAATCCAGGAAGGCCATTTTATCTAAATATGTTTAAGGTAACATAACTTCTCATATGAAATTCCACCATACTGAAGTTTGAGAATTAAAATATGAAAACCCACTTTTGCTTGGTGAACTTCAGTATTCTGCATGTGTATGCTTTTAAGTAATCAATTTGGAGAGGTCACTGCTTAACTATTGTATCCAGGTGATTTGCACTTacagtttattatattattttaattatccgAGTGGAGTATTTATTTGAACTGTGAAGCTCCTACTTTATAGTACCCAAAAACCATCTATGTTGACTATGATCTGACCATGCCTATTCTATGGCGGCACAAGTGTCAACACTGGCAAGTTTTGTGTATTCACCAATGAACTCTCAAAGGTCAAGATGCATCTTCTTTTATTACTCACAAGACTCCTTGAAGTTGTTTCATTCTTGTCTCCAGCACACATGTTAAAGCATCAAAGAAGCATCTTGTTTTGGCTTTAGCTTACCTTTCTAGACATGTATTTGGAAATAACTGCATGAATTAAAGCTGGTGTAGCTAGTAAGTTACAAGAACTGGATCATTGATTCATGCTCAAGATATTTTTGTCATGGTAGTTCAGACAAGAGCTTCTCCTGATTAATATATATAGGTAACAAAGTCTGCTTTCTTTCTGATCGTTACTACATTTGTTAACAAGTTAAAATATTAGATCTATAGTTTGTTTATTTCAAGTGTCTTCTGGTTTTTCACATTCTTTTCCCTCGTTAAAAGCAAATTTAATGGACTGTCTCCGATGTTTGTTTGCGATAGTCGTAAGAATATATATCTGTTTAGTACAGCACTATGATAGATCACAATTTAATCTTCTCTGATTGTTTAAGTCTATATCGATGAGGAAGATAATCTATGACAAAATATTTTCCCTGAGAGAAGACAAAGTTGTCAAAGTAGCCTTGGACTATTCTGGAAGACTGTAGTAAGGGATGAAAGTAAAGAATCAATTGTAGTCCTTTAGTGTCATAACAGATCATTTAATACAGCTGGGCATAACTTTTCTCTAAAAAAAAAGTACAATATACACAAACAAATGCCATGTTTGATCATTTGGAACTCACCATCTTTCCTCTGCCACAGGATTGTGAGCGGAGAGCAATTGGCAAATTGTTCCATCATAAGTTGGTAGATCATTCTTCACCGGTACTTTGAGAAGATAATTTTAGATTCTTCAGTCTCATACTAAGCTTGGAAGGTAGGAACAGACAGCTTGACCACCAGAGACTCCTCGAATCAATGCTCAGCTACAGAGGGAGGGAGGAAGAACCAGATATGGATTTAATTCCTAGAAGAGCAGAGGCTCTTCATGCGGATTTTGTTGCAGAGCAAGGATCTTTTCTTTATTGTTTTTCATAATTCAACCTTTCTTGCTGGTTGTTGTattctcatattttttttctcatatatgaACATATATTTTTGTCTCTTTCTTGGTTCGCTTTTGTATTGGCGTTAGTCATCGTAAACAAAGCAGAAGCATTAGTGTATAAATAGTGATGGTGAATTGGTTGATATTCCTGTGGTTGAAATTATGATATATTCTGAGTAATTACATAGATTGAGATAACTGGGAATCAACAAAAATATTTGACGAGATGGTACCACTATtatctaatttaatattttttaataaaatatcataaatcttGCTTTAGATGTTGTTGAAGGAAAATTTTGTACCCTTCTTTTGCTACATAGTTGTATATATGTATGATGTAAATCTCACTAGTCATCTTTCTTTATTTCTCCATAAATATTATATGTATTTCTGCAAACTTAATACAATGAGTTTAAATTTGGTTTAaactatatattatatgtatttcAACCGGATGGATCCTTCATCGTACATACAGTATCGAGGCCGGATTGAATCAACTAAAATACAAAGAGTTCAACTACAATCAACTTTTATCTTTTGCGATAAATTAATTGATGTGATCTTGCATCCGACAACCTCTTTATAGCTTTTCCTTTACAGCTTGAATGAGATAGAGAATGCTGTTTGCATGAATGCTTCGGAAAGAAGACCATGGAGAACAATAAAGCGACTAACTAACTGGGAGCTTGCTTGGGACGATGGAGATTCTTGATTTGTTTCTTGTGCCGACGGTAAGGCAGATTCCAAGAGTGTGTTGGTGGTATTAGTGGCACAACCTTTGGAATCCTTCCAATTTGGAGATGGTGATGCCCTGTATTCTTGCGTGCAACTTTCTCGAGAAGAAACCGAATAAAGTGCTTGATTAAAGGTGTGCGTTACAATGGCGGGGTACGTCCTCGTGGTCGTGTTCGTTCGATGGTTAAGGCAGATAGATGCCAAGAGTAATATAGAGCTCCACTAAAAGGTGAGGCGAGGGAACTCCGAGACTCCCACCCGGCATACTAcacacaaagaagaagaaaaggaggagtGAGATCTGAACCATACATGGCGGTGTCGTCCGATTTGAAGTTCGTACTATTAAAAATACTAACTGTTAGAATTTTAAAGGTCACACGTagtataattaaatatgttaaatcattgttttgattagtcaaaattaaaatgatctaattaaaaaaatttatttagctaaaggatataataattattataaaaattaattgtgTAGATACCTATAATCATAATTATAGATTCATcatttatgactataaataaggttatggtccccggttgcagTAGTATCGAATAaagtttctcttcacccgtcaaggagGAATCTAAAGTTCTTAAGTATACTATGCAATTGGAAGATCAAATCACTgattaattcagaaaatactctaatggattcattaGGTACATTTCCATATTAATAtgtttcttaattattataggatttcatgcatattatagtggatttaataagttttatggaaacattctaaaaccattgttttggatctattaagtatgttttgattctataaaacaattgtttgatccatatttgatatgttaaaagaaccaacatttggtatcagagttttTCTACTTGATGAACATCTAAACTTGTTTTTCAtgtattttaatgatgttttcatcAGTATTTTGGAGTGATTTGATTTTATAATCATCGGGGAAGATGATGGTTTTATGTAACCATGCTACAACGTGCTTCACATTTAGTTCAGTACCTTTTTCTGATGTtatatcactttaattttggaATGTCTTTTCATTTTTCAAATTCATTACTACACTACAAGGCAtaaaattttcaatttttttgaaattttatgaatttaattaattagatattattgaaatattatgttggtttaattatattgttgcaatattatgttggtttaataatattgttgcaatattatgttggtttaa comes from the Musa acuminata AAA Group cultivar baxijiao chromosome BXJ1-10, Cavendish_Baxijiao_AAA, whole genome shotgun sequence genome and includes:
- the LOC135586425 gene encoding probable hexosyltransferase MUCI70 isoform X2 gives rise to the protein MVSLVRHQGRAEREGSAARGSGGVPCGLHHGHVNERIFANEVEKSKMRHANDYISEDINTLLEGQGSHTSLGKEISVNKSNFRNLGFASDIKNNLSHARADSQLEGSKHSRAKSRKRHVPCEVGFAESVDNLVEPENYLNFTKFSLEYITKEETSNKNVVIEPRFGGHQTLEQREKSFYARNQTIYCGFVQAPEGYRGTGFDLSEKDGEYMASCIVVVSSCIFGNSDFLRRPTSSKIGTYSKKNVCFMMFLDELTLKKLSSEGHVPDDMGNIGLWRIIVVKNLPYADMRKTGKVPKFLSHRLFPSARFSIWIDSKMRLHADPMLILEYFLWRTRSEYAISNHYDRHCVWEEVLQNKRLNKYNHTVIDQQFMFYQSDGLSKFNESEHSSILPSFVPEGSFIVRAHTPMSNLFSCLWFNEVNRFTSRDQLSFAYTFLKLKRMNPGRPFYLNMFKDCERRAIGKLFHHKLVDHSSPVL